From the Hymenobacter yonginensis genome, one window contains:
- the ggt gene encoding gamma-glutamyltransferase — protein MKRIFHSLALLALAACSTTPPQAAPDTATLAAPIPDGTPVVADKAMVVSAHPEATRVGVDIMRQGGNAYDAAVAVQFALAVVLPVAGNIGGGGFLLYRGADGQEGALDFRETAPAAATRDMYLDAQGNLIPDLSTLGHRAAGVPGTVAGMVELHKKLGKLTWAQVVQPAVDLAAQGVKLTEKEAAGLNRTRADFARFTPGSSYLRPTPWAAGDLIRHPDLAATLGRIRDQGRAGFYEGATADLIVAEMQRGQGIIIKTDLAGYQPKWRTPLHGQYRGHDVLTFPPPSSGGVALLQMLQMLEPNVNLRGLGWHSPQATHWITEAQRRVYADRATYLGDPDFGKVPVAQLLDKKYNQERMRTAQPRRATPSAQVAAGSGLPAYESDQTTHYNIVDAQGNAVSCTTTLNGAYGSKVVVAGAGFILNNEMDDFSSKPGVPNAYGLVGGTANAIAPGKRMLSSMTPAIFTKNGRLALVVGTPGGSTIITSVLQASLNVLDYGMNAQQAVAAPRLHHQWLPDQIDVEAGALLPAAEDTLRARGYVLKPRNAWGRVEVIRVLPGGKLEGGADPRGDDTAAGY, from the coding sequence ATGAAGCGTATTTTTCACTCGCTGGCGCTGCTGGCCCTCGCTGCCTGCTCCACCACTCCGCCACAGGCGGCCCCCGACACTGCCACGCTGGCCGCCCCCATTCCGGACGGCACGCCCGTGGTGGCCGATAAAGCCATGGTGGTGTCGGCGCACCCGGAAGCCACGCGGGTAGGCGTGGACATCATGCGCCAAGGCGGCAACGCCTACGACGCGGCCGTGGCCGTGCAGTTTGCGCTGGCCGTGGTGCTGCCCGTGGCCGGCAACATCGGCGGGGGCGGCTTCCTGCTTTACCGTGGCGCCGACGGCCAGGAAGGCGCGCTGGACTTCCGCGAAACTGCCCCCGCCGCCGCCACGCGCGACATGTACCTCGATGCACAGGGCAACCTCATTCCGGACCTGAGCACCCTGGGCCACCGCGCGGCCGGCGTGCCCGGCACCGTGGCGGGCATGGTGGAGCTGCACAAAAAGCTGGGCAAGCTGACCTGGGCGCAGGTGGTGCAGCCCGCCGTCGACCTGGCCGCCCAGGGCGTGAAGCTCACCGAAAAGGAAGCGGCTGGCCTGAACCGCACCCGCGCCGATTTCGCCCGGTTTACGCCCGGCAGCTCCTACCTCCGGCCCACGCCCTGGGCGGCCGGCGACCTAATCCGGCACCCCGACCTAGCCGCCACGCTGGGCCGCATCCGCGACCAGGGCCGCGCTGGCTTCTATGAAGGCGCCACGGCCGACCTGATTGTGGCCGAAATGCAGCGCGGCCAGGGCATCATCATCAAAACCGACCTGGCGGGCTACCAGCCCAAGTGGCGCACGCCGCTGCACGGCCAGTACCGCGGCCACGACGTGCTGACGTTTCCGCCGCCCAGCTCGGGCGGGGTGGCGCTGCTGCAAATGCTGCAGATGTTGGAGCCAAACGTGAATCTGCGCGGACTAGGATGGCACTCGCCGCAGGCCACGCACTGGATTACGGAGGCCCAGCGCCGCGTGTACGCCGACCGCGCCACCTACCTCGGCGACCCGGATTTCGGCAAGGTGCCGGTGGCCCAGCTACTCGACAAAAAGTACAACCAGGAGCGGATGCGCACCGCCCAGCCGCGCCGCGCCACGCCCAGCGCCCAGGTGGCGGCCGGCTCCGGCTTGCCCGCATACGAGTCGGACCAGACCACGCACTACAACATCGTGGACGCGCAGGGCAACGCCGTGAGCTGCACGACGACGCTGAATGGCGCCTACGGCAGCAAGGTGGTGGTGGCCGGGGCAGGCTTTATCCTGAACAATGAGATGGACGATTTCAGCAGCAAGCCCGGTGTGCCCAATGCCTACGGGCTGGTAGGAGGCACGGCCAACGCCATTGCGCCCGGCAAGCGCATGCTGTCCTCAATGACGCCGGCCATCTTCACCAAAAACGGCAGGCTGGCTCTGGTGGTGGGCACGCCGGGCGGCAGCACCATCATCACCAGCGTGCTGCAGGCCAGCCTCAACGTGCTCGACTACGGCATGAACGCCCAACAGGCCGTGGCCGCGCCGCGCCTGCACCACCAGTGGCTGCCCGACCAGATTGACGTGGAAGCCGGCGCCCTGCTGCCCGCCGCCGAAGACACGCTCCGCGCCCGCGGCTACGTACTGAAACCGCGCAACGCCTGGGGCCGCGTCGAGGTGATTCGGGTGCTGCCCGGCGGCAAGCTGGAAGGCGGCGCCGACCCCCGCGGCGACGACACGGCGGCCGGGTATTAG
- a CDS encoding helix-turn-helix domain-containing protein, with product MQIPFTPLVVVLLAVVAQAVFAAGLLWLAPANRLPNRFLALLMLAIALWLLDGFFREANIYGQNANWYFAPIYYSFAFGPLLYFYVRSLVNHDFRLQRRHVWHFGPVLLQAGLYWWLRLQPYSTRLWFWETVHQPYTYRVEFIGTWVSLTVYLGLSLRLLQQYRRWLPDNFSEVSKLRLQWLRVLLVLVGVVSAQWLLEVVLREFFGLYYAYDYSTELLGVVVFLVGVVGLRQADMRAVRFEPELAEQELAALELQPVSTPLAVPTLPLQPDATPAASLVAEAAPETTAIQATATTATAAPVADAAVVARIRQALEQERLYLNPTLTLAELSAHTGLAARLISFTVNNGFGQSFNDLVNGYRVAEVKRRLATPDARRLTLLGIAFESGFNSKTTFNRIFKQFTGTAPRDWNAGVAE from the coding sequence ATGCAGATACCGTTTACGCCTTTGGTGGTCGTGCTGCTGGCCGTGGTGGCGCAGGCTGTGTTTGCGGCCGGCCTGCTGTGGCTGGCCCCGGCCAACCGCCTGCCCAACCGCTTTCTGGCCCTGCTCATGCTGGCCATTGCCCTCTGGCTGCTCGACGGCTTCTTCCGCGAAGCTAACATCTACGGGCAAAACGCCAACTGGTACTTCGCGCCCATCTACTACTCGTTTGCCTTCGGGCCGCTGCTATACTTCTACGTGCGCAGCCTCGTCAACCACGATTTTCGGCTGCAGCGGCGGCACGTGTGGCACTTTGGGCCGGTGCTACTGCAGGCGGGGCTGTACTGGTGGCTGCGGCTGCAGCCGTACAGCACGCGCCTGTGGTTCTGGGAAACCGTGCACCAGCCATACACCTATCGTGTGGAGTTTATTGGGACCTGGGTTTCGCTCACGGTGTATCTGGGACTGAGTTTGCGGCTGCTGCAGCAGTACCGCCGCTGGCTGCCTGACAACTTCTCGGAGGTGTCGAAGCTACGGCTGCAGTGGCTGCGGGTGCTGCTGGTGTTGGTGGGCGTGGTGAGTGCGCAATGGCTGCTGGAAGTGGTGCTGCGCGAGTTTTTCGGGTTGTATTACGCCTACGACTACTCCACCGAGCTGCTGGGTGTGGTGGTGTTTCTGGTGGGCGTGGTAGGGCTGCGCCAAGCCGATATGCGCGCCGTCCGCTTCGAGCCGGAACTGGCTGAGCAGGAGCTGGCGGCTTTGGAATTGCAGCCCGTTTCTACGCCGCTGGCCGTTCCCACGCTGCCGCTGCAACCTGATGCAACTCCGGCGGCCTCGTTGGTTGCAGAAGCCGCTCCCGAAACCACGGCCATCCAGGCCACGGCTACCACGGCCACGGCCGCGCCGGTGGCGGATGCGGCCGTGGTGGCGCGCATTCGGCAGGCGCTGGAGCAGGAACGGCTTTATCTCAACCCCACGCTCACGCTGGCCGAGCTGTCGGCGCACACCGGCCTGGCTGCGCGCCTGATTTCGTTCACGGTCAACAACGGCTTCGGCCAGAGCTTCAACGACCTGGTGAACGGCTACCGCGTGGCCGAGGTGAAGCGCCGTCTCGCCACCCCCGACGCCCGGCGTCTCACGCTGCTCGGCATTGCCTTCGAAAGCGGCTTCAACTCCAAAACCACCTTCAACCGCATCTTCAAGCAGTTCACCGGCACCGCCCCGCGGGACTGGAATGCTGGGGTGGCGGAGTAG
- a CDS encoding alpha amylase C-terminal domain-containing protein yields MAPEMLVPALKTPHLPLVQQDAWLTPYEPVLRQRLQRLDDRLQEIQSEYGSLSKFATAHQQLGLNYDARRRGYWYREWAPAAEALFLIGDFNGWDREATPLQRQPDGVWEIFLADKQYKERLTHGSRYKVHVRSAHGAKDRLPATVRRAVQDEHSHDFAAQVWRPETPFAWTDQKFRVHNHVKEPLIYEAHVGMATEEGRVGTYREFADQILPRIQAGGYNCVQLMAVMEHPYYGSFGYHVANFFAVSSRFGTPEDLKYLINEAHKRHLAVLLDVVHSHAVKNEAEGLADFDGSGDQYFHEGPRGNHPGWDSKLFDYAKPEVQRFLLSNLRYWLEEFHFDGFRFDGITSMLYHHHGEGVAFSSYDQYFGPEADEDAILYLQLATTLVHELKKGALLIAEDMSGLPGLCRPISEGGIGFDYRLGMGIPDYWIKLLKHTRDENWNLHELWHTLTNRRAGEKTVAYAESHDQALVGDKTLAHWLLDKAIYEHMHKDDPDPITDRGVALHKLIRLLTLALGGEAYLNFIGNEFGHPEWVDFPREGNDWSYHFARRQWSLADNPDLKFQQLAAFDHAQLHLARKQHLLAHPAAHQLNIDTDNQVLVFERGSLLFVFNFHVSRSIPDYHFFVPHSGHYRILLSTDAPEFGGHNRVDTSLTYETFEEDGIDKLSLYVTSRTALVLMRVG; encoded by the coding sequence ATGGCTCCTGAAATGCTTGTCCCGGCCCTGAAAACGCCGCATCTGCCGCTGGTGCAGCAAGATGCCTGGCTGACGCCCTACGAACCCGTACTGCGCCAGCGCCTGCAGCGCCTCGACGACCGCCTGCAGGAAATTCAAAGCGAATACGGCTCGCTGAGCAAGTTTGCCACTGCCCATCAGCAGCTCGGCCTCAACTACGACGCCCGCCGCCGCGGCTACTGGTACCGCGAGTGGGCGCCCGCCGCCGAGGCCCTGTTCCTCATCGGCGACTTCAACGGCTGGGATCGGGAGGCTACGCCCCTGCAGCGTCAGCCCGACGGCGTGTGGGAGATTTTCCTGGCTGACAAGCAGTACAAGGAGCGTCTCACGCACGGCAGCCGCTACAAGGTGCACGTGCGCAGCGCCCACGGCGCCAAGGACCGCCTGCCCGCCACCGTGCGCCGCGCCGTGCAGGACGAGCACAGCCACGACTTCGCGGCCCAGGTCTGGCGGCCGGAAACGCCCTTCGCCTGGACCGACCAGAAGTTTCGGGTACACAACCACGTCAAGGAGCCGCTGATTTATGAGGCCCACGTGGGCATGGCCACTGAGGAGGGCCGCGTGGGCACCTACCGCGAGTTTGCCGACCAGATTCTGCCCCGCATTCAGGCCGGCGGCTACAACTGCGTGCAGCTGATGGCCGTGATGGAGCACCCGTATTACGGCTCGTTTGGCTACCATGTGGCCAATTTCTTTGCCGTGTCGTCGCGCTTCGGCACGCCCGAAGACCTGAAGTATCTCATCAACGAAGCCCACAAGCGCCACCTGGCCGTGCTGCTGGACGTGGTGCACTCGCACGCCGTGAAAAACGAGGCCGAGGGCCTGGCCGACTTCGACGGCTCCGGCGACCAGTATTTCCACGAAGGCCCGCGCGGCAACCACCCCGGCTGGGACTCCAAGCTGTTCGACTACGCCAAGCCCGAAGTGCAGCGCTTCCTGCTCAGCAACCTGCGCTACTGGCTGGAGGAGTTCCACTTCGACGGCTTCCGCTTCGACGGCATCACCAGCATGCTCTACCACCACCACGGCGAGGGCGTGGCGTTCAGCTCCTACGACCAGTATTTCGGGCCGGAGGCCGACGAGGACGCCATACTGTACCTGCAGCTGGCCACCACGCTGGTACACGAGCTGAAGAAAGGCGCTCTGCTGATCGCCGAGGACATGAGCGGCCTGCCCGGCCTGTGCCGCCCCATCAGTGAGGGCGGCATCGGCTTCGACTACCGCCTGGGCATGGGCATTCCGGATTACTGGATCAAGCTGCTCAAGCACACCCGCGACGAAAACTGGAACCTGCACGAGCTCTGGCACACGCTCACCAACCGCCGCGCCGGCGAGAAAACCGTGGCTTACGCCGAAAGCCACGACCAAGCGCTGGTCGGTGACAAGACGCTGGCCCACTGGCTGCTCGACAAGGCCATTTACGAGCACATGCACAAAGATGACCCCGACCCCATCACCGACCGGGGCGTGGCGCTGCACAAGCTCATCCGGCTGCTCACGCTGGCGCTGGGTGGCGAGGCCTACCTGAACTTCATCGGCAACGAGTTCGGCCACCCCGAGTGGGTGGACTTCCCGCGCGAGGGCAACGACTGGAGCTACCATTTCGCCCGCCGCCAGTGGAGCCTCGCCGACAACCCCGACCTGAAGTTCCAACAGCTGGCCGCCTTCGACCACGCCCAGCTACACCTGGCCCGCAAGCAGCACCTGCTGGCGCACCCTGCCGCCCACCAGCTCAACATCGACACCGACAACCAGGTGCTGGTGTTCGAGCGGGGCTCGCTGCTGTTCGTGTTCAACTTCCACGTAAGCCGCAGCATCCCCGACTACCACTTCTTCGTGCCGCACTCCGGCCACTACCGCATCCTGCTCAGCACCGACGCCCCCGAGTTCGGCGGCCACAACCGCGTGGATACGTCCTTGACCTACGAAACCTTCGAGGAAGACGGCATCGA
- a CDS encoding DUF983 domain-containing protein — protein sequence MSTPATPPATPNTDHDSTLLAMVQQRCPRCHQGPLFTHPALSTKFMSMPAQCPVCSQAYEPEPGFYWGAMYISFVFSTGIMLVIGFAVYFLLNDPDTWVYIVCVAVVSLLFTPLSLRYSRTLMLYLFGGIQYRPDRAHTNAR from the coding sequence ATGTCCACTCCTGCCACTCCTCCTGCCACGCCCAACACCGACCACGACTCCACGCTGCTGGCCATGGTGCAGCAGCGCTGCCCCCGCTGCCACCAGGGCCCGCTGTTCACGCATCCGGCCCTCAGCACCAAGTTCATGAGTATGCCCGCCCAATGTCCGGTCTGCAGCCAGGCCTACGAGCCCGAGCCGGGCTTCTACTGGGGCGCCATGTACATCAGCTTCGTGTTTTCGACGGGCATCATGCTGGTGATTGGCTTCGCAGTGTACTTCCTGCTCAACGACCCCGATACGTGGGTGTACATTGTCTGCGTGGCGGTGGTGTCGCTGCTGTTCACGCCGCTGTCGTTGCGCTACTCGCGCACGCTGATGCTGTACCTGTTCGGCGGCATCCAATACCGCCCCGACCGGGCCCACACCAACGCCCGCTAA
- a CDS encoding YceI family protein: MKLLLAFLTFCVLAAAQPAAISYQLLPAALTWTGYAEVGTYAPSGTVQLRRGSFLYDGRTLRQARLEVDMRTIAQEQAQLAEHLRGADFFDVDKYPTAVFVLQQFGQGQARGQLTLRGVTRPVQFPLQLERRPDGRLRLRGTATLDRTQFGINHNSTSFFQNLGSYAIRNEFQLTFDVLAEAAK, encoded by the coding sequence ATGAAACTTCTCCTCGCCTTCCTGACCTTCTGCGTGCTGGCCGCCGCCCAGCCCGCCGCTATTTCCTACCAGCTGCTGCCCGCCGCCCTCACTTGGACCGGCTACGCCGAAGTAGGCACCTACGCCCCCAGCGGCACCGTGCAGCTCCGTCGCGGCAGCTTCCTCTACGACGGCCGCACCCTACGCCAGGCCCGTCTGGAAGTGGACATGCGCACCATCGCGCAGGAGCAGGCCCAGCTGGCCGAGCACCTGCGCGGCGCGGATTTCTTCGACGTAGACAAATACCCAACGGCCGTTTTCGTGCTACAGCAATTCGGCCAGGGGCAGGCCCGCGGCCAGCTCACGCTGCGCGGCGTCACGCGGCCCGTGCAGTTTCCGCTGCAGCTGGAGCGCCGCCCCGACGGCCGCCTGCGCCTGCGCGGCACCGCCACCCTCGACCGCACCCAGTTCGGCATCAATCACAACTCCACCAGCTTCTTCCAGAACCTGGGCTCCTACGCCATCCGCAACGAGTTCCAGCTCACGTTCGACGTACTGGCCGAAGCGGCGAAGTAG
- a CDS encoding helix-turn-helix transcriptional regulator — protein MSLPVLTLQSFPQGPGRRPWYLERLERHVANFPGVSQAHAHDFYLLLYVTQGQGTHTIDLVSYPLAPGSVFFMTPGQVHHWQLSDDAQGYVVLFEADFYLFRYPGERLFEYPFFDHRHAPALQLPAPETELLPLLQRMWQEAADPAPHQDEVVRSYLHLCLELAARHYPPDTPENPPADEPRHAQQLLRQFGSLLNQHFRQQREVQHYADLLHVSPNHLNALCRRHLGKTASALVQERVLLEARRLLHHTPATVAQVADALGFEDASYFGRYFRRHTGRTPEAFRQPA, from the coding sequence ATGTCTCTGCCCGTTCTCACGCTGCAGTCGTTTCCGCAGGGGCCGGGCCGGCGGCCGTGGTACTTGGAGCGGCTGGAACGGCACGTGGCCAACTTCCCCGGCGTCAGCCAGGCCCACGCCCACGACTTCTACCTGCTGCTCTACGTCACGCAGGGCCAGGGCACCCACACCATCGATTTGGTGAGCTACCCGCTGGCGCCGGGCAGCGTGTTTTTTATGACGCCGGGCCAGGTGCACCACTGGCAGCTTTCCGACGACGCGCAGGGCTACGTGGTGCTGTTTGAGGCCGACTTCTACCTGTTCCGCTACCCCGGCGAGCGGCTGTTTGAGTACCCCTTCTTCGACCACCGCCACGCCCCCGCCCTGCAGCTGCCAGCCCCCGAAACCGAGCTACTGCCGCTGCTGCAGCGCATGTGGCAGGAGGCCGCCGACCCCGCTCCGCATCAGGACGAGGTAGTGCGCTCCTACCTCCACCTGTGCCTGGAGCTGGCCGCCCGCCACTACCCACCAGATACGCCCGAGAACCCACCCGCCGACGAGCCCCGCCACGCCCAGCAGCTGCTCCGGCAGTTTGGGAGCCTGCTCAACCAGCACTTCCGGCAGCAGCGCGAGGTGCAGCACTATGCCGATTTGCTGCACGTGTCGCCGAACCACCTCAACGCGCTGTGCCGGCGCCATTTGGGCAAAACCGCCAGCGCCCTGGTGCAGGAGCGGGTGCTGCTGGAGGCGCGCCGCCTGCTCCACCACACCCCCGCCACCGTGGCCCAGGTAGCCGACGCGCTGGGCTTCGAGGACGCCTCCTACTTTGGGCGCTACTTCCGCCGCCACACCGGCCGCACGCCCGAGGCCTTCCGCCAGCCGGCCTGA
- a CDS encoding TIM-barrel domain-containing protein, producing MPTFFRCGWPVLPLLLLAFARPAHAQHAGGSSVQADPFRRPEAALRPLGRYQSHSYQRGLLTVRSTEGGTLRVQPWAAGVVRVEYFPAGTAVQSLPSVSVVQPPAEWFAPFMHHEGPEPGLPAQAYLDFENGYVRATAGQLTWPIDPSITVIIEKNPLRVRYQRPGATVVADADGVFRHPAAGPDAPGGTGVSFQLQPDEHLYGTGSRALPLDRRGRRLRLYNEAHYAYQNGEPTLNVSLPTVVSSRGYMLLFDHPAAATLDLGATRPDVLEYRNEGVGSLCYFLITGESYAQLLSRYTLLTGRQPLPPRWGLGLIQSRFGYKSDTEMEQVAARMRREGFPLDALVLDLYWFGGTTRQGDLDWDYRHFRQPARMMRRLDSAGVKTLLISEPYVMRTSRNDADVRRLGLVGTHADGSPYTVESFWAGPATILDMDRPETRAWLWSYYRRRKAEGAAGWWSDLGEPENHPADMQHLRGSTRQVHNALGQAWAGILQENYRREFPQDRLFNLARSGWAGMQRNSVFPWSGDVSRSWAGLQAQVPVMLGMGLGGVGFMHSDAGGFCAGPTDPELYTRWLQMASLGPILRPHGEGVPPEPYWWPEPYKSIVRRYTHLRYELLPYLYSLAWENSQTGTPLARPMNFGPTYLLPEAVEASNQPAGLSAEEIAAGFSEDVGPGQSADPAVWSWRTATPSGWGDNILRERQQQAFEAGNTPALANVNDQFLLGPNLLVAPVLQPSQRRRNVVLPAGSWVDFDTQQTYAGSQTVSVAAPLSRLPLLVRSGAFLPMTPYVPTTARYHPDSLRVRYYADPAAGRSTFTVYDDDGKTATVAHTGAYTLLAFSGLTTATQADIRVVPGGQSYPGAPTRRHIELMIPRVAAAPAAVLLNEAPLPATAWAFEAATNTLRLRFELAREPATVSVRGLRLHTTPTAALPEPLTLEAPDNRTFAGRTTLRYTVHHATHPDTLRILDATSRRVRSLPAATSPGTHALVWPTDNDQRKPVAGGVYWAELAGQRQRLVVLPE from the coding sequence ATGCCTACATTTTTCCGCTGCGGGTGGCCGGTGCTGCCGCTGTTGCTGCTGGCTTTTGCCCGTCCCGCTCACGCCCAGCATGCCGGCGGCTCTTCCGTACAGGCCGACCCGTTTCGGCGGCCCGAGGCGGCGCTGCGGCCCCTCGGCCGCTACCAGTCGCACAGCTACCAGCGCGGCCTGCTCACGGTTCGCAGCACCGAGGGCGGCACGCTGCGGGTGCAGCCCTGGGCCGCCGGCGTGGTGCGGGTGGAGTATTTTCCGGCAGGCACGGCCGTGCAGAGTCTGCCGTCTGTGAGCGTGGTGCAGCCGCCGGCCGAGTGGTTTGCGCCCTTCATGCACCATGAGGGGCCCGAGCCCGGCCTGCCGGCGCAGGCTTACCTGGATTTTGAGAACGGCTACGTGCGCGCCACAGCCGGGCAGCTCACGTGGCCAATCGACCCTAGCATCACCGTCATCATCGAGAAAAACCCGCTGCGTGTGCGCTACCAGCGCCCGGGCGCAACCGTGGTAGCCGACGCCGACGGCGTGTTCCGGCACCCGGCCGCGGGCCCCGACGCGCCGGGCGGCACGGGCGTATCGTTTCAGCTGCAGCCCGATGAGCACCTCTACGGCACCGGCTCGCGCGCTTTGCCCCTCGACCGCCGGGGCCGCCGCCTGCGCCTCTACAACGAAGCCCACTACGCCTACCAGAACGGCGAGCCCACGCTCAACGTGAGCTTGCCGACGGTGGTGAGCAGCCGCGGCTACATGCTGCTGTTCGACCACCCGGCCGCCGCCACCCTCGACCTAGGCGCCACCCGCCCCGACGTGCTGGAGTACCGCAACGAGGGAGTCGGGAGCCTCTGCTACTTCCTGATTACGGGCGAGTCGTACGCCCAGCTGCTGAGCCGCTACACGCTGCTCACCGGCCGGCAGCCGCTGCCGCCGCGCTGGGGCCTGGGCCTGATTCAGAGCCGGTTCGGGTATAAATCAGATACGGAGATGGAGCAAGTGGCGGCCCGCATGCGGCGCGAGGGGTTTCCGCTGGACGCGCTGGTGCTGGACCTGTACTGGTTCGGGGGCACCACCCGGCAGGGCGACCTGGACTGGGACTACCGGCACTTCCGGCAACCCGCCCGCATGATGCGCCGGCTGGACTCGGCGGGCGTGAAAACGCTGTTGATTTCCGAGCCCTACGTGATGCGCACCTCCCGCAACGACGCCGACGTGCGCCGCCTGGGCCTCGTGGGCACGCACGCCGACGGCTCGCCCTACACCGTGGAATCGTTCTGGGCCGGACCGGCCACCATCCTCGACATGGACCGCCCCGAAACCCGCGCCTGGCTCTGGAGCTACTACCGCCGCCGCAAAGCAGAGGGCGCCGCCGGCTGGTGGAGCGACCTGGGCGAGCCCGAAAACCACCCCGCCGACATGCAGCACCTGCGGGGCAGCACCCGGCAGGTGCACAACGCCTTGGGCCAAGCCTGGGCGGGCATTCTGCAGGAAAACTACCGCCGCGAGTTTCCGCAGGATCGGCTGTTCAACCTGGCGCGCTCGGGCTGGGCCGGCATGCAGCGCAACTCGGTGTTTCCGTGGTCCGGCGACGTGAGCCGCTCGTGGGCCGGCCTGCAGGCGCAGGTGCCCGTGATGCTGGGCATGGGCCTGGGCGGCGTGGGCTTCATGCACTCCGACGCCGGCGGCTTCTGCGCCGGCCCCACCGACCCCGAGCTGTATACCCGCTGGCTGCAGATGGCCAGCCTCGGCCCCATCCTGCGCCCCCACGGCGAAGGCGTGCCGCCCGAGCCCTACTGGTGGCCGGAACCTTACAAGAGTATCGTGCGCCGCTACACGCACCTGCGCTACGAGCTGCTGCCCTACCTGTATTCGCTGGCCTGGGAAAACAGCCAGACCGGCACGCCCCTGGCGCGCCCGATGAACTTCGGCCCCACCTATCTGCTGCCCGAAGCCGTGGAGGCCTCCAACCAACCTGCAGGCTTATCAGCGGAGGAAATTGCGGCTGGCTTCTCCGAAGATGTTGGCCCGGGCCAAAGCGCCGACCCGGCAGTTTGGAGCTGGCGCACCGCCACGCCCAGCGGCTGGGGCGACAATATTCTGCGGGAGCGGCAGCAACAGGCCTTCGAGGCCGGCAATACGCCGGCCCTGGCCAACGTCAACGACCAGTTTCTGCTGGGCCCGAACCTGCTGGTGGCGCCGGTGCTGCAGCCTAGCCAACGCCGCCGCAACGTGGTGCTGCCCGCTGGCAGCTGGGTTGATTTCGACACGCAGCAAACTTACGCCGGCAGCCAGACCGTGAGCGTAGCCGCGCCGCTCAGCCGCCTGCCGCTGCTGGTGCGTTCCGGCGCCTTCCTGCCAATGACGCCCTATGTGCCCACCACCGCCCGCTACCACCCCGACAGCCTGCGCGTGCGCTACTACGCCGACCCTGCCGCCGGCCGCAGCACCTTCACGGTGTATGACGACGACGGCAAAACGGCCACCGTGGCGCACACCGGCGCCTACACGCTGCTGGCCTTCAGCGGCCTCACCACCGCCACCCAGGCCGATATCCGGGTGGTGCCCGGCGGCCAGAGCTACCCCGGGGCCCCCACCCGCCGCCACATCGAGCTAATGATTCCCCGCGTGGCGGCCGCTCCGGCAGCGGTGCTACTCAACGAGGCGCCGCTGCCGGCCACAGCCTGGGCGTTTGAAGCGGCCACCAACACCCTGCGCCTGCGCTTCGAGCTGGCGCGCGAGCCCGCCACAGTATCGGTGCGCGGCCTGCGCCTGCATACCACCCCCACCGCCGCCCTGCCCGAGCCGCTGACGCTGGAAGCGCCCGACAACCGCACCTTCGCGGGCCGCACCACGCTGCGCTACACCGTGCACCACGCCACCCACCCCGATACGCTGCGTATTCTCGACGCCACAAGCCGCCGCGTGCGCAGCCTGCCGGCCGCCACCTCGCCCGGCACCCACGCCCTCGTCTGGCCCACCGACAACGACCAGCGCAAGCCGGTGGCCGGCGGCGTGTACTGGGCCGAGCTAGCCGGCCAGCGCCAGCGGCTGGTAGTGTTGCCTGAGTGA